The uncultured Desulfovibrio sp. genome contains a region encoding:
- a CDS encoding HD-GYP domain-containing protein: MEAISLKELAVPIIKSIDSCNYLLKSHHRRTAIIAYHIGKKMNLDCDQLFRLIIAAAVHDVGALSVQERNALIQADVHNPRPHCEMGYRMLSSFGPFKDVARIIRHHHIHYDASQNMEEGEVLLDSHILHLADRVDVLINPDVFVLKQKASVIEKIRDNVSTTFHPDVFAAFVQASAPDIFWIEINNLELDQLFRLVDSSMNFDLTLENVLDFALTISRIIDFRSHFTASHSYTVANLACELGKIFGFSRERCLKLKISGYLHDIGKIGIDPGLIEKGGPLTDDEFDQVKLHTYYTGQILSSLSISEWFYEIVLWAKNHHEKVDGSGYPYSLQDENLDVGSKILAFSDVIAALMEDRPYRKSLPIDTAFEIIRKSISAKISDQMFDAIEGHKDEINAIVLQCQQNIREQYRPESVS, encoded by the coding sequence ATGGAAGCTATCTCTCTGAAAGAATTGGCTGTCCCTATCATCAAATCCATCGATAGCTGCAATTATCTGTTAAAGTCGCACCATAGGCGTACAGCCATCATCGCCTACCATATTGGCAAAAAAATGAATCTTGACTGTGATCAGCTCTTCAGGTTGATCATAGCAGCTGCAGTTCATGACGTTGGAGCCTTGTCTGTTCAGGAGCGTAATGCGCTCATTCAGGCAGATGTGCATAATCCAAGGCCTCACTGTGAAATGGGATACAGAATGCTTTCGTCATTCGGCCCGTTCAAGGACGTTGCCAGGATCATCAGGCATCATCATATCCACTATGATGCATCGCAGAATATGGAAGAAGGCGAGGTGCTGCTGGACAGCCACATACTTCACCTTGCGGATCGTGTTGACGTGCTGATCAATCCAGATGTTTTTGTGCTCAAGCAAAAAGCCTCGGTCATAGAAAAAATCAGGGACAACGTTTCGACCACGTTTCATCCTGATGTCTTTGCTGCCTTTGTGCAGGCATCAGCCCCGGATATCTTCTGGATTGAAATCAATAATCTCGAGCTTGATCAGCTTTTCAGGCTGGTCGATTCGTCGATGAATTTTGATCTTACACTTGAAAATGTTCTCGATTTTGCCTTGACCATTTCGCGCATCATTGACTTCCGTAGTCATTTTACAGCCTCACATTCCTACACGGTAGCCAATCTTGCCTGCGAACTCGGCAAAATATTTGGTTTTTCCCGCGAACGCTGCCTGAAGCTGAAGATCAGCGGCTACCTGCACGATATAGGTAAAATCGGGATCGACCCCGGCCTTATTGAAAAGGGAGGCCCGCTCACTGATGATGAATTTGATCAGGTCAAGCTGCATACGTATTATACGGGGCAGATACTGAGCAGCCTCAGCATTTCTGAGTGGTTTTATGAAATTGTGCTCTGGGCCAAGAACCATCACGAAAAGGTCGATGGATCTGGGTATCCGTATTCCCTGCAAGATGAGAATCTGGATGTGGGTTCAAAAATACTGGCGTTTTCAGATGTGATTGCGGCCTTGATGGAAGATCGCCCATATCGCAAAAGTCTGCCTATTGATACGGCCTTTGAGATAATCAGAAAAAGTATCTCTGCAAAGATTTCCGATCAAATGTTTGATGCCATAGAAGGGCACAAGGATGAAATAAACGCTATTGTGTTGCAGTGCCAGCAGAACATCAGGGAACAATACAGGCCGGAGTCGGTCAGTTAG
- a CDS encoding sensor histidine kinase translates to MLPHFSIWHTIRGKIAVGTGLFLVMLLLLGGIACYDLGRIDRAARLIDMVDDLRSDVLEMRRYEKNLQLFPGRKGDLLALRSFVELARERATSVGQDYNAAMGRRVGDGAHHNLDLLLEGIGTYEALLEDQPTDGAALTDQGQRLSELADSAVRRMRQGIFTAVGDLRTQLLGAIAALLACGVAFAWLIGRHIMRALGAIESAARSVGAGMPLPPPPPQLEEEARHVLQTLDGMAAELEKRHALLLQEKKLASLGVLTSGVAHQLNNPLNNISVGCQLLGEDVNDARQGLRPMPTAEDVTAQLDEIQAEVVRARDIVRGLLDFARDRPFTVALHDLSGLVRRAVGLVRHDMGAAVRITVDVPEGLQLPVDAQRMQEVLINLLLNAAQAMNGKGEVHITASVDELAGMAELRVRDSGQGIEPENLGRVFDPFFSLKPVGEGTGLGLSIAFGIVGKHKGTLEVQSQPGQGACFTVRLPLAERHDADGSGAEA, encoded by the coding sequence ATGCTTCCGCATTTTTCCATATGGCATACCATTCGCGGCAAGATTGCCGTGGGCACGGGCCTGTTTCTGGTCATGCTGCTGCTTTTGGGCGGCATTGCCTGTTATGATCTGGGGCGCATCGACAGGGCAGCCCGCCTGATCGATATGGTGGACGACCTGCGCAGCGATGTGCTCGAGATGCGCAGGTACGAAAAAAATCTGCAACTTTTTCCCGGCAGAAAGGGCGACCTGCTTGCCCTGCGCAGTTTTGTGGAACTGGCGCGGGAGCGGGCCACATCCGTGGGGCAGGATTATAACGCAGCCATGGGCCGCCGGGTGGGCGACGGCGCGCACCATAATCTCGACCTGCTGCTGGAAGGCATCGGTACCTATGAGGCCCTGCTGGAGGATCAGCCCACAGACGGCGCTGCGCTCACCGATCAGGGACAGCGCCTGAGCGAGCTGGCTGATTCGGCGGTGCGCCGCATGCGTCAGGGCATTTTTACCGCCGTGGGAGATCTGCGCACTCAGCTGCTGGGGGCCATTGCGGCCCTGCTGGCCTGCGGGGTGGCCTTTGCCTGGCTCATAGGTAGGCATATCATGCGCGCCCTTGGGGCCATTGAAAGCGCCGCGCGCAGTGTTGGCGCGGGCATGCCTCTGCCGCCGCCCCCGCCGCAGCTTGAGGAAGAAGCGCGCCATGTGCTCCAGACGCTTGACGGTATGGCGGCGGAACTGGAAAAGCGCCACGCCCTGCTGTTGCAGGAAAAAAAGCTGGCTTCTCTCGGTGTGCTGACCTCCGGCGTGGCCCACCAGCTGAACAATCCCCTCAACAATATTTCCGTTGGCTGCCAGCTGCTCGGCGAGGATGTCAACGATGCCCGGCAGGGTCTGCGCCCCATGCCCACGGCGGAAGACGTGACGGCGCAGCTGGATGAAATTCAGGCCGAGGTTGTGCGCGCCCGCGATATTGTGCGCGGCCTGCTGGATTTTGCCCGTGACCGGCCCTTTACCGTTGCCCTGCATGATCTTTCCGGCCTTGTGCGCAGGGCTGTGGGCCTTGTGCGGCACGACATGGGCGCGGCCGTGCGCATAACGGTAGACGTGCCTGAAGGGCTGCAACTGCCCGTAGACGCCCAGCGCATGCAGGAAGTGCTTATCAACCTGCTGCTCAACGCGGCACAGGCCATGAACGGCAAGGGCGAAGTGCATATCACCGCCTCTGTGGACGAACTGGCGGGTATGGCGGAGCTGCGCGTGCGCGACTCTGGCCAAGGTATTGAACCCGAGAATCTTGGCCGGGTGTTTGATCCTTTTTTCAGCCTCAAGCCAGTGGGCGAGGGAACGGGCCTTGGTTTGTCCATAGCCTTTGGCATTGTGGGCAAGCACAAGGGAACGCTCGAAGTGCAGAGCCAACCGGGGCAAGGGGCGTGTTTTACCGTGCGGCTGCCTCTTGCGGAACGGCATGACGCAGACGGTTCAGGAGCAGAGGCATGA
- a CDS encoding glycosyltransferase family 2 protein, with protein sequence MSRTAPLLALVVPCYNEEETLPRTLNALADLLADLKKQGRVHAESFALYVNDGSRDRTWELLEERHAIDPFCRAASFAANAGHQNAVWAGMVTARDMSVDCIISLDADLQDDIAAIPEMIDRYMEGNDIVYGVRNDRSTDTPFKRRTAHMFYGFMRWLKVPLIPDHADYRLVARPVLEALDEIHEHSLFLRGIFPALGFKSAQVFYMRQCRMAGESKYPFWKMVSFAWKGITACSVAPLRIAGLMSMLCMLAALAFSGVSLLKYALGETIQGWTSLIIVVLLLGSVQLFCMALVGEYLAKIFTEVRHRPRYIIAKKL encoded by the coding sequence TTGTCCCGCACCGCCCCATTGTTGGCACTGGTTGTACCCTGCTATAATGAAGAGGAAACTCTGCCCCGCACCCTGAATGCCCTGGCCGATTTGTTGGCCGATCTCAAAAAACAGGGGCGTGTGCATGCGGAGAGTTTTGCCCTCTATGTAAACGATGGCAGCCGTGACCGCACTTGGGAGCTGCTTGAAGAACGGCACGCAATTGATCCCTTTTGCCGGGCTGCAAGCTTTGCCGCCAATGCAGGCCACCAGAACGCCGTTTGGGCGGGCATGGTCACGGCGCGCGACATGAGCGTGGACTGCATCATCAGCCTTGATGCCGACTTGCAGGATGACATTGCCGCCATCCCTGAAATGATTGACCGCTATATGGAAGGCAACGATATCGTCTATGGCGTGCGTAACGACCGCAGCACTGATACGCCTTTCAAACGGCGCACTGCGCACATGTTTTACGGATTCATGCGCTGGCTCAAGGTGCCGTTGATCCCCGACCATGCCGACTACCGCCTTGTGGCCCGCCCCGTGCTGGAAGCGCTGGACGAAATTCACGAGCATTCACTTTTTCTGCGCGGAATTTTTCCGGCTCTCGGCTTTAAAAGCGCGCAGGTCTTCTACATGCGCCAATGCCGCATGGCCGGTGAAAGCAAGTATCCTTTCTGGAAGATGGTGTCTTTTGCCTGGAAGGGCATTACGGCATGCAGCGTTGCGCCCCTGCGCATTGCGGGCCTTATGAGCATGCTCTGCATGCTGGCGGCACTGGCCTTCAGCGGTGTTTCCCTGCTCAAATACGCTCTGGGTGAAACCATTCAGGGCTGGACATCACTGATTATTGTAGTCTTGCTGTTGGGCTCCGTGCAGCTTTTCTGCATGGCGCTGGTTGGTGAATACCTTGCCAAAATATTCACCGAAGTGCGCCACAGACCCCGCTACATCATTGCCAAAAAGCTGTAG
- a CDS encoding sigma-54 dependent transcriptional regulator, with product MTTERFRLSEQSPAQVNSGEARHGHGLDAAQRAGGGGRLLIIDDERMARANLARALERGGHESVQAGSGEEGLKLLAEQDFDVVITDIAMAGMNGMEVLKAVRSSKPDVEVIMVTGYPMIESAVEAMRLGAFHYLAKPYSLEEARMLVARALEKRRLRQQVVQMRAQLEASGSVPEMVGMSPAMCGLRQALMRLAPTDVAVLLQGETGTGKELAARTMHAQSQRARRRFLAINCGALSPELLESELFGHEQGAFSGAVRRKEGLFEAASGGTLFLDEMGEMSAGMQVKLLRVLQEQNLRRVGGTVDIPVDVRIIAATNRNLKEEVEAGRFRRDLYYRVAVVTQELPPLRSRAEDIPLLARFFLARLAEQGGAVPLEIEDNALDALRQYPFPGNVRELANILERAAVFCPPGGSIGLAHLPPEVSEAAAHLSVRNPGSSSVAVRQEDAAAATPVCPQATTPCASVPAAPAPSAATPLVPLAEMEKQHILHALELAGDNRTLAADMLGISRSSLWRKLREYGV from the coding sequence ATGACTACGGAACGGTTCCGGCTTTCGGAGCAATCACCCGCACAGGTAAACTCCGGCGAAGCTCGGCACGGGCACGGGCTTGACGCCGCGCAGCGGGCTGGGGGCGGTGGTCGGTTGCTGATCATTGACGATGAGCGCATGGCCCGCGCCAACCTTGCGCGCGCCCTGGAGCGCGGCGGGCATGAATCGGTTCAGGCGGGCAGCGGCGAAGAAGGCCTGAAACTGCTGGCCGAGCAGGATTTTGACGTGGTCATCACCGATATCGCCATGGCGGGCATGAACGGTATGGAAGTGCTCAAGGCGGTACGCTCCAGCAAACCGGATGTGGAAGTCATCATGGTCACGGGCTACCCTATGATTGAAAGCGCCGTGGAGGCCATGCGGCTGGGGGCCTTTCATTATCTGGCAAAACCCTATTCGCTGGAAGAAGCGCGCATGCTCGTGGCGCGGGCGCTGGAGAAGCGCCGCCTGCGTCAACAGGTCGTCCAGATGCGCGCCCAGCTTGAGGCCAGCGGATCCGTGCCGGAAATGGTGGGCATGTCGCCAGCCATGTGCGGCCTGCGGCAGGCGCTCATGCGGCTGGCCCCCACAGATGTGGCCGTGCTGCTGCAAGGTGAAACAGGCACCGGCAAGGAACTGGCGGCCCGCACCATGCATGCCCAGAGCCAGCGGGCGCGTCGGCGCTTTCTGGCGATCAACTGTGGCGCGCTCTCGCCGGAGTTGCTCGAAAGTGAGCTTTTCGGGCATGAGCAGGGGGCGTTTTCCGGCGCGGTGCGGCGCAAGGAAGGTCTGTTTGAGGCCGCCAGCGGCGGCACGCTGTTTCTGGACGAGATGGGTGAAATGTCGGCGGGCATGCAGGTCAAGCTGTTGCGCGTCTTGCAGGAGCAGAACCTGCGCCGTGTGGGCGGCACCGTGGACATACCCGTGGACGTGCGCATTATCGCCGCCACCAACCGCAACCTTAAGGAAGAGGTGGAGGCCGGGCGCTTCCGGCGCGATCTGTATTACCGCGTGGCTGTGGTAACGCAGGAATTGCCGCCCCTGCGCAGCAGAGCTGAGGACATTCCCCTGCTGGCGCGGTTTTTTCTTGCGCGGCTGGCGGAGCAGGGCGGGGCAGTGCCGCTGGAGATTGAAGATAACGCCCTTGATGCGCTGCGGCAGTATCCCTTCCCCGGCAACGTGCGAGAGCTGGCCAATATTCTTGAGCGGGCGGCGGTGTTTTGCCCGCCGGGCGGCAGCATAGGGCTGGCGCATTTGCCTCCGGAAGTCTCCGAAGCGGCCGCCCATCTGTCCGTCCGCAATCCCGGTTCTTCTTCTGTCGCCGTCCGGCAAGAGGATGCCGCCGCTGCAACCCCGGTTTGCCCCCAAGCAACAACGCCATGTGCATCGGTGCCAGCCGCGCCAGCACCAAGCGCAGCGACCCCCCTTGTTCCGCTGGCCGAAATGGAAAAGCAGCATATCCTGCACGCACTTGAACTGGCGGGCGACAACCGTACTCTGGCCGCCGACATGTTGGGCATCAGCCGATCATCCCTGTGGCGGAAGCTGCGGGAATACGGCGTGTAA
- a CDS encoding methyl-accepting chemotaxis protein, translating into MRQISINTICTLSVTAAVVAVITVLVIYVSTSSYHMVAGVQTEALNEASKTVARSAEIYIQQSVDVATILSRQEPVLRAFAGQPQEAQELLTSYVKSLPGYWSFLLFDLKGRIVAGVNSDMGDLTGGNRADRDYARQIFSGKDVALSGSVMKATSGDVLIYVAAKAVRGKDGSLLGAVAVCPRWTDFTEKTIDPIRLGRRGYGFTIDQSGRFISHSMDKKLLLQDYSKEKFIQDALAKGSGTFSYEWKGEDKFMSVAKIPATGWLVCMSAYDSELTAPAADQRSVLYMVGLGAVVLLTLVIRVVNRKLVFAPLQQLTDFTEAVAQGDFKAVLAGKYRAEMKRFAGHLCTMVDELKKRLGFAQGVLHGIPTPCYIVGSDFKVTWLNEQVCSLLGKADPKDTYLGQRSGLFTWGDANHETLSDRAIKERKALSREFDYTAQSGKQLRVSVQTTPFFDLDGGMLGSITFWTDLTEIYGQKTRIEAQNTAIAQTAVEVSQVAENIATASQQLSQQIAHSSAGAREQSGRVSDTANAVEEMNATILEVARSASATSENAEKAKLKAQDGARLVEEVSAAVLSIRNEAGQMTDSMRSLGEQAQGIGAIMGVISDIADQTNLLALNAAIEAARAGEAGRGFAVVADEVRKLAEKTAHATTEVRTAIGGIQSGTNTAAAQMDAAVERVTQATGLAQRSGEALAEIVEMVESAGDQVRSIATAAEQQSATSEEINRAVSSISVIASETDNAMAQSTEAVEALVAQTKKLEQLIAALRSS; encoded by the coding sequence ATGCGCCAGATCAGCATCAATACTATCTGCACATTGTCCGTAACGGCAGCGGTTGTTGCCGTGATTACCGTGCTAGTCATTTACGTGTCCACCTCGTCCTACCACATGGTTGCCGGAGTGCAGACCGAGGCCTTGAACGAAGCCAGCAAAACTGTGGCGCGTTCGGCTGAAATATACATCCAGCAATCTGTGGATGTGGCCACCATCCTTTCCCGGCAGGAGCCTGTGCTGAGGGCATTTGCCGGTCAGCCCCAGGAAGCACAGGAATTGTTGACAAGCTATGTCAAATCCTTGCCGGGGTATTGGTCATTTCTGCTTTTTGACCTCAAGGGGCGTATTGTTGCCGGGGTCAATTCTGATATGGGCGACCTGACCGGGGGCAACAGGGCTGATCGGGATTATGCCCGCCAGATATTCAGCGGCAAAGATGTAGCCCTGAGCGGAAGCGTCATGAAAGCCACATCGGGGGACGTGCTGATCTACGTGGCGGCCAAAGCAGTGCGCGGCAAGGATGGCTCGTTGCTCGGCGCTGTGGCCGTGTGCCCCCGCTGGACGGATTTTACGGAAAAAACCATTGATCCTATCCGGCTGGGGCGGCGCGGATACGGCTTTACCATCGACCAGAGTGGCCGTTTCATTTCCCACAGCATGGACAAAAAGCTGCTGCTTCAGGATTATTCCAAGGAAAAATTCATTCAGGATGCGCTCGCAAAGGGCAGCGGAACCTTCAGCTATGAATGGAAAGGTGAGGACAAGTTCATGTCTGTGGCCAAAATTCCGGCTACAGGGTGGCTTGTGTGCATGAGCGCCTATGATTCCGAGCTTACAGCGCCAGCGGCGGATCAGCGGTCTGTGCTGTACATGGTGGGCCTGGGCGCGGTTGTTCTGCTGACTCTGGTGATACGCGTTGTGAACCGCAAGCTTGTGTTCGCTCCCCTGCAACAGCTCACAGATTTTACAGAAGCCGTGGCGCAGGGCGATTTCAAGGCCGTGCTCGCAGGCAAATACCGTGCAGAGATGAAACGCTTTGCCGGGCACCTCTGCACCATGGTGGACGAGCTGAAAAAACGCCTTGGTTTTGCGCAGGGGGTGCTGCACGGCATACCTACGCCATGCTATATCGTGGGCAGCGATTTCAAGGTGACCTGGCTGAATGAGCAGGTGTGCAGCTTGCTGGGCAAGGCAGATCCCAAGGATACATATCTGGGGCAGCGCTCGGGGCTTTTCACGTGGGGGGATGCCAATCATGAGACGCTGTCTGACCGGGCCATCAAGGAACGCAAGGCTCTGAGCCGTGAGTTTGACTATACGGCGCAGTCTGGAAAGCAATTGCGGGTTTCCGTGCAGACAACGCCATTTTTTGATCTGGACGGCGGCATGCTGGGTTCCATTACATTCTGGACGGATCTGACGGAAATCTACGGTCAGAAAACGCGCATTGAAGCGCAGAATACGGCCATTGCCCAGACTGCCGTTGAGGTTTCGCAAGTGGCGGAAAATATCGCTACAGCCTCACAGCAGCTTTCGCAGCAGATCGCGCATTCGAGCGCGGGCGCGCGCGAGCAGAGTGGTCGCGTGAGCGACACCGCCAATGCCGTGGAAGAGATGAACGCCACAATTCTTGAGGTAGCCAGAAGCGCTTCGGCCACATCGGAGAATGCCGAAAAAGCCAAGCTGAAGGCGCAGGACGGCGCCCGGCTGGTGGAGGAAGTCAGCGCCGCAGTGCTGAGCATCCGCAATGAAGCAGGGCAGATGACCGACAGCATGCGCAGCCTGGGCGAGCAGGCGCAAGGCATTGGAGCCATCATGGGCGTTATTTCAGACATCGCCGATCAGACCAACCTTCTGGCGCTTAATGCAGCCATTGAGGCGGCGCGCGCTGGCGAGGCCGGACGTGGTTTCGCCGTAGTGGCTGACGAAGTGCGCAAGCTGGCGGAAAAAACCGCCCACGCTACTACCGAGGTGCGCACGGCCATTGGTGGCATACAAAGCGGCACCAATACCGCTGCAGCACAGATGGATGCCGCCGTGGAGCGCGTAACCCAGGCCACAGGGCTGGCCCAACGCTCTGGCGAGGCCCTGGCTGAAATCGTTGAGATGGTTGAATCTGCGGGGGACCAGGTGCGTTCCATTGCTACTGCCGCCGAGCAGCAGTCTGCCACATCTGAAGAGATAAACCGTGCGGTCAGTTCCATCAGCGTTATCGCTTCTGAAACGGATAATGCAATGGCTCAGTCAACCGAGGCGGTTGAAGCCCTCGTGGCTCAGACCAAAAAGCTTGAACAGCTTATAGCGGCCTTGCGCTCCAGTTAG
- a CDS encoding VOC family protein encodes MFRYVHTNIIARDAARLIAFYKQTLHCSSIGQTRDLRGPWLDRLTGLPKPHITGEHLLLPGYDDSHPTLEIFSYDKLRDTLPPEVNRPGFAHIAFEVDDVETTLAEIVAAGGGQVGEVVTAAYPNDMEAVFVYARDPEGNIIELQSWRKMETTS; translated from the coding sequence ATGTTCCGCTATGTGCACACAAATATCATTGCAAGGGATGCCGCCAGACTCATTGCCTTTTACAAGCAGACGCTGCATTGCTCGAGCATAGGGCAAACGCGTGATCTGCGAGGGCCGTGGCTTGACCGGCTCACCGGTTTGCCCAAGCCCCACATTACTGGCGAGCATCTGTTGCTGCCCGGCTATGACGACAGCCACCCAACGCTTGAAATTTTTTCATACGACAAACTGCGCGACACCCTGCCGCCGGAGGTCAACCGCCCCGGCTTTGCGCACATTGCATTTGAAGTGGATGACGTGGAAACAACCCTGGCAGAGATTGTTGCCGCAGGTGGTGGGCAGGTTGGCGAGGTTGTCACAGCCGCCTACCCCAACGACATGGAAGCGGTTTTTGTGTACGCGCGCGACCCCGAGGGCAACATTATTGAGCTGCAAAGCTGGCGCAAGATGGAGACAACTTCATAA
- a CDS encoding pyridoxamine 5'-phosphate oxidase family protein, with translation MQARMKEHPLTTEQIDSLLGSIQVGHLATLGENGFPYVTPVHFVFMNGHVYFHGLAAGQKLKNLRADSRVCFEVEGRHSFIQADVPCDTNTAYQSVIITGNAAVVNDRAVKIAALDAIVAKHTPQHTGVTYPENMLKMTAVVEIKIQEITGKYYS, from the coding sequence ATGCAGGCACGTATGAAAGAACACCCCTTGACCACTGAACAGATAGATTCCCTGTTAGGCTCTATTCAGGTTGGGCATCTGGCCACTCTGGGCGAAAATGGTTTCCCCTACGTAACACCAGTACATTTTGTGTTTATGAACGGGCATGTCTACTTTCACGGGTTGGCAGCGGGGCAAAAGCTGAAAAATCTGCGCGCCGACTCCAGAGTCTGTTTTGAAGTTGAAGGTAGGCATTCATTTATTCAGGCAGATGTCCCCTGCGACACCAATACCGCTTATCAGAGCGTGATCATTACAGGCAACGCCGCTGTGGTGAATGACCGGGCCGTAAAAATCGCCGCCCTTGACGCCATTGTGGCCAAGCACACGCCCCAGCACACAGGTGTGACTTACCCTGAAAATATGCTTAAAATGACGGCAGTGGTTGAGATTAAGATTCAGGAAATCACTGGCAAATATTATTCCTGA
- a CDS encoding DUF6056 family protein yields the protein MQHTELNSAAQAAQKSTHLRRNRLIFTGLLIITIMSWFCAMTPWVSDDYAFSSIYPGCTGLWDMQVLEYHEWSGKFIGHFMSRVLLRGPAWLHPLLTPAMFLLLVASGSLLALGAQWRERLSAWHLAVMAGLVWIALPAFGTVFFWRTGTGDYGYSLVWGVLFLVPYRIWADKADFRMPGGLLYVLVGVLAGWSNENVGMLVLLAALGVTLFRWRTSRSVPAWALSGIVGAAFGWGMMMAAPGNAVRLAAVGGAEKIPLLSLPAFLRFLEFWGTQQIEMLPYFLAALALAWLLHRRGLLKPAAWIPAVIFFLMAQASLAAFIASPSTPYRAMSATFFFTALCPFSLLAALNATSIKAKALFIIFCTLLLSSVLIEARVFLMAQPVIATHHQNTLRCRDYPETDKYFFPGYDIREVNLFSTAWRGLVPWNESQTLRVFEAPDARAQVACNIAFFDNLPQGKVHVAARIRATTTASLLQQAARALFESPDEGLISARTAALRYFPASATVTDDGKAAVFIPGIKSVDDIAYIAVEQPGAPLVWRRASASH from the coding sequence ATGCAACACACTGAATTAAATTCTGCCGCACAGGCGGCTCAAAAATCCACACACTTACGTCGCAATCGCCTTATTTTCACAGGCCTGCTCATTATAACCATCATGTCATGGTTCTGCGCCATGACGCCGTGGGTCAGCGATGATTATGCCTTTTCGAGCATTTATCCTGGCTGCACCGGCCTGTGGGACATGCAGGTGCTCGAATACCACGAATGGAGTGGGAAATTTATCGGGCATTTCATGTCTCGCGTGCTGCTGCGCGGGCCTGCCTGGCTGCACCCCCTGCTCACTCCAGCCATGTTTCTGCTGCTCGTTGCCAGCGGCTCGCTGCTGGCCTTGGGCGCACAGTGGCGTGAGCGCCTGAGCGCCTGGCACCTCGCTGTCATGGCCGGGCTTGTGTGGATTGCCCTGCCCGCCTTTGGAACCGTTTTTTTCTGGCGCACTGGCACGGGTGATTACGGATACAGCCTCGTGTGGGGCGTTCTTTTTTTGGTGCCGTACCGCATCTGGGCCGACAAAGCAGACTTCCGCATGCCGGGCGGCCTGCTTTATGTGCTTGTGGGTGTTCTTGCAGGCTGGAGCAACGAAAATGTCGGCATGCTGGTTCTGCTTGCAGCTCTGGGCGTGACGCTGTTCCGCTGGCGCACATCTCGCAGCGTGCCTGCGTGGGCACTCTCGGGCATTGTGGGGGCAGCCTTTGGCTGGGGCATGATGATGGCCGCGCCGGGCAATGCCGTGCGCCTCGCAGCCGTTGGCGGCGCGGAAAAAATCCCACTGTTGTCCCTGCCTGCTTTTTTGCGCTTTTTGGAGTTCTGGGGCACGCAACAAATTGAAATGCTGCCTTATTTTCTTGCAGCCCTGGCGCTTGCGTGGCTGTTGCACCGCCGGGGGCTTTTAAAGCCTGCCGCGTGGATACCCGCAGTAATTTTCTTTCTCATGGCCCAGGCCAGTCTGGCTGCCTTTATCGCCAGCCCCTCAACGCCTTACAGGGCCATGAGCGCAACATTCTTTTTCACTGCGCTCTGCCCTTTTTCACTACTTGCAGCCCTGAACGCCACAAGCATCAAGGCTAAGGCTCTTTTTATCATATTCTGCACCCTGCTGCTCTCAAGCGTACTGATTGAGGCGCGAGTTTTCCTTATGGCGCAGCCGGTCATTGCCACGCACCACCAAAATACCCTGCGCTGCCGGGACTACCCGGAAACAGACAAGTATTTCTTTCCCGGCTACGACATCCGCGAGGTAAACCTTTTCTCAACGGCTTGGCGTGGTCTTGTACCCTGGAACGAGTCGCAAACATTGCGCGTCTTTGAAGCGCCCGATGCCCGCGCGCAGGTTGCATGCAACATTGCATTCTTCGACAACCTGCCCCAGGGCAAAGTCCATGTGGCAGCCAGGATACGCGCAACCACCACTGCAAGCCTGTTGCAACAGGCAGCAAGGGCCTTGTTTGAAAGCCCCGACGAAGGACTTATTTCAGCCAGAACAGCTGCTCTGCGGTATTTTCCGGCCTCCGCCACTGTTACGGACGATGGCAAGGCAGCGGTGTTTATTCCCGGCATCAAATCTGTGGACGACATCGCCTATATCGCTGTAGAACAGCCTGGCGCGCCCCTTGTGTGGCGCAGAGCAAGTGCGTCTCACTAG